A DNA window from Bos indicus isolate NIAB-ARS_2022 breed Sahiwal x Tharparkar chromosome 9, NIAB-ARS_B.indTharparkar_mat_pri_1.0, whole genome shotgun sequence contains the following coding sequences:
- the CD164 gene encoding sialomucin core protein 24 isoform X2: MSGLSRPLLLAVGCLAALCVITAAGNTTLAPNVTTASSPPPTTTTVPVSPTTLSPLPVTTPAPDICGSRNSCVSCVDGNATCFWIECKGKSYCSDNSTAGDCKVVNTTGFCSAKTTTLPSTTTTSTTATTSGTTNTTLSPTIQPTRKSTFDAASFIGGIVLVLGVQAVIFFLYKFCKSKERNYHTL, from the exons ATGTCTGGGCTGTCTCGCCCGCTGCTTTTGGCCGTCGGCTGCCTGGCCGCGCTCTGCGTAATCACAGCGGCTGGGAACACCACCCTGGCCCCGAACGTGACTACAGCCTCGTCTCCACCGCCCACCACCACGACAGTCCCGGTGTCACCGACGACTCTCTCGCCGCTGCCGGTCACCACTCCAGCACCAG ATATCTGTGGAAGCCGAAACAGTTGTGTTTCCTGTGTTGATGGTAATGCTACCTGCTTTTGGATAGAATGTAAAG GTAAAAGCTACTGTTCAGATAATTCAACAGCTGGTGATTGCAAGGTGGTGAACACCACAGGATTCTGTTCTG CTAAAACCACAACTCTGCCTTCCACTACTACAACTTCCACCACAGCTACTACATCAG GTACAACTAATACCACTCTATCTCCAACTATACAACCTACGCGGAAGTCTACCTTTGATGCAGCCAGTTTCATTGGAGGAATTGTCCTTGTCTTGGGTGTGCaggctgtaattttctttctctataaattCTGCAAATCTAAAGAACGAAACTACCACACTCTGTAA
- the CD164 gene encoding sialomucin core protein 24 isoform X1 codes for MSGLSRPLLLAVGCLAALCVITAAGNTTLAPNVTTASSPPPTTTTVPVSPTTLSPLPVTTPAPDICGSRNSCVSCVDGNATCFWIECKGKSYCSDNSTAGDCKVVNTTGFCSVPTTTPTPTNSTAKTTTLPSTTTTSTTATTSGTTNTTLSPTIQPTRKSTFDAASFIGGIVLVLGVQAVIFFLYKFCKSKERNYHTL; via the exons ATGTCTGGGCTGTCTCGCCCGCTGCTTTTGGCCGTCGGCTGCCTGGCCGCGCTCTGCGTAATCACAGCGGCTGGGAACACCACCCTGGCCCCGAACGTGACTACAGCCTCGTCTCCACCGCCCACCACCACGACAGTCCCGGTGTCACCGACGACTCTCTCGCCGCTGCCGGTCACCACTCCAGCACCAG ATATCTGTGGAAGCCGAAACAGTTGTGTTTCCTGTGTTGATGGTAATGCTACCTGCTTTTGGATAGAATGTAAAG GTAAAAGCTACTGTTCAGATAATTCAACAGCTGGTGATTGCAAGGTGGTGAACACCACAGGATTCTGTTCTG tgcCCACTACCACACCAACGCCAACCAATTCTACAG CTAAAACCACAACTCTGCCTTCCACTACTACAACTTCCACCACAGCTACTACATCAG GTACAACTAATACCACTCTATCTCCAACTATACAACCTACGCGGAAGTCTACCTTTGATGCAGCCAGTTTCATTGGAGGAATTGTCCTTGTCTTGGGTGTGCaggctgtaattttctttctctataaattCTGCAAATCTAAAGAACGAAACTACCACACTCTGTAA